The following nucleotide sequence is from Streptomyces leeuwenhoekii.
GGCGAGTCCGGCGCGGGCCAGGACCTTGATCGGGCGGGGCTCGCCGGGCGGCTGGTAGGAGACGTTCTCCAGGACCAGTCCGGCCTTGCTCTCGTAACGCCAGCACATCCGCCAGGTGGTTCCGGAGGAGAGTTTCTGCTCGATGCGGTAGGCGGCGCTGCATCCGGCCGCCGGTACGGGACCGGCCTGGGGCGCGGCCGCGGCCGGTCCCGCGCCGGCGGTCGCGCCGGCCGCCAGCGCGCCCACGGCGGCCAGGGCCACGGCCGCCCGCCGGGGGGCTCGGCTGTTTCTGTTCAGGCGCATGGTGAAGTGACTCCCTGAAGGGACGCGGGTGGGATACGCGGGTACGGAAGCGGACGGTGGCGGGACCGGATCAGTCACGGCCGAGGGCCGCGACCTCGCGGGTGCTCAGATCGACCACCAGATGCCGGGCGTCGATCCACGGGCCGTTGGCCGCCTTCGGGAACAGCCGGGCGCAGCGGTGCTCGCCGCACCGGTCCAGCGCCCCCGGCCGGGCGCCCGGAGCGGCGCGGTAGACCATGGCGAACAGCTCGAGCTGGTCCGGTGAGGTCAGCTCCCTGCCGGTGGCGTCCTTGTAGTCCGCCTTCAGGCCCGCCCCCAGCGGGTCGGCGATCAGGAGCCGGGCGGCCTCGGTCTGCTCGGCGCGGCTCAGCGGGGGCTGGACGCCGCGCTGGGTGCCGGTCCGCGCCACCGTGCCGGTGGCGAGATCGACCGTCCGGATGATGAGGGTGTCGTCCTCGTAGTCGTAGAACGTGACGTCGGCGCGGCGCGGCGCCCGGGCGTCCGGTTCGGCGGTGTCCGGCCGGGCCAGCTCGACGCTCAGGCGCTGCGGGCCGCGGTCGCCGTCGACGTCCTGGGCGGACCGCAGCACCTGCCGGTCCAGGGCGATCCGGACGGCCCGTTCCATCTCGTCGCCGGTCAGCGGATCGCTCCCGGTGCCGCGCTCGCCCTCGTCGGCCGGCGGCTCGACGGCACCCGGCGCCACCGCGCCCTGCCCCTGCCCTTCTCCTTGCCCTTCCCCTCGTCCTTCTCCCGGTATCCGCTCCTGGGCGGCGCGCTGCGCCGTGTTCCGCGCGCTCCCGGTGTCCGCTTCACCGGCCCCGGCCGCCCCCGGCAGGGTGATCCCCACCATCACGGCGGTCGCGGTCACCGCGAGGGCCGCGCCGGCCATCACTTTGCCCAGATGACGGTGGACTGACGTGCGCACATCTTCCCCCTACTCCCCCAACGACCCCGGGAGTACGTGTCTGCCCCACTGGTTCGGCATACCGTGTATGCCTTGGTCGTCCGGTAAGAGGGAGGTAAGTCCTAGGTGGTTCCCTCACTTTCGTGGAGACTCGCAGTCAAGGCGTCCCCACCGTCGCCCCACACCTGAAAGAGTCGTATCCATGCAGGTCTGGCCTGGAGAGGCATACCCACTCGGTGCCACCTATGACGGCGCCGGCACCAACTTCGCGGTCTTCACGGAGGCCGCCGACCGAGTAGAGCTGTGTCTGCTGCACGACGACGGCTCCGAGACCGCGATCGAGCTGCGCGAGAGCGACGCGTTCGTCCGGCACGCCTATGTGCCGGGTGTGATGCCGGGACAGCGCTATGGCTACCGTGTACACGGCCCGTACGCCCCGGAGCGCGGACTGCGCTGCAACAGCGCCAAGCTGCTCCTCGATCCGTACGCCCGTGCGATCAGCGGTTCGATCCGCTGGGGCGAGGAGGTGTACGGCTACCACTTCGACGACCCCGACCGGCGCAACGACCTGGACTCGGCTCCGCACACCATGTCGTCGGTCGTGGTCAACCCGTACTTCGACTGGGGCGACGACCGGCGTCCCCGGACCGAGTACCACCACACGGTGATCTACGAGGCCCACGTCAAGGGCCTGACGATGCGGCACCCGGGGCTGCCCGAGGAACTGCGCGGCACCTACGCCGCCCTCGCCCACCCCGCGATCATCGAACACCTGACCAAGCTGGGGGTCACCGCGCTGGAGCTGATGCCGGTGCACCAGTTCGTCAACGACCACCGCCTGGTGGACATGGGCCTCAACAACTACTGGGGCTACAACACGATCGGCTTCTTCGCCCCGCACAACGCGTACGCCTCCTGGGGCGACCGCGGCCAGCAGGTCCTGGAGTTCAAGTCGGCGGTGAAGGCGCTGCACGAGGCGGGGATCGAGGTGATCCTCGACGTGGTCTACAACCACACCGCCGAGGGGAACCACCTGGGCCCGACGCTCTCCTTCAAGGGCATCGACAACCCGAGCTACTACCGGCTGACGGACGACCCCCGCTACTACATGGACACCACCGGCACGGGCAACTCGCTGCTGATGCGCTCCCCGCACGTGCTCCAGCTCATCATGGATTCGCTGCGGTACTGGGTCACCGAGATGCACGTCGACGGGTTCCGCTTCGACCTCGCGGCCACGCTGGCCCGGCAGTTCCACGAGGTGGACCGGCTGTCGTCCTTCTTCGACCTGGTGCAGCAGGACCCGGTGGTCTCCCAGGTGAAGCTGATCGCCGAGCCGTGGGACGTCGGCGAGGGCGGCTACCAGGTGGGCAACTTCCCGCCGCTGTGGACCGAGTGGAACGGCAAGTACCGGGACACGGTACGGGACCTGTGGCGGGGCGAGCCGCGCACGCTGGCGGAGTTCGCCTCCCGGCTGACCGGCTCCTCCGACCTCTACCAGGACGACGGCCGGCGCCCGCTGGCCTCCATCAACTTCGTCACCTGCCACGACGGCTTCACCCTGCGCGACCTGGTGTCCTACAACCACAAGCACAACGAGGCCAACGGCGAGGACAACCGGGACGGCGAGAGCCACAACCGGTCCTGGAACTGCGGCGCCGAGGGGGAGAGCGACGATCCGGCCGTGCGGGAACTGCGCGCGCGGCAGATGCGCAACTTCATCGCCACCCTGCTGCTCTCCCAGGGCGTGCCCATGATCAGCCACGGGGACGAGTTCGCCCGCACCCAGCGGGGCAACAACAACGCCTACTGCCAGGACAACGAGCTGTCCTGGGTGGAGTGGCCCGACACCGAGGGGCTCCCCGGCGAGCTGCTGGAGTTCACACGCGCGATGGTGTGGATGCGCAGGGACCACCCGGTCTTCCGCCGCCGGCGCTTCTTCCACGGGCGGGCGGTGGAGGGCACCCACGACGACCTGTCGGACATCGCCTGGTTCACCCCCGAGGGCCGGGAGATGACCCAGCGGGACTGGACCTCGGCGCAGGCGTCGGCGCTGACCGTCTTCCTCAACGGCAACGCGATCTCCGAGCCCGGCCCGCGCGGGGAGCGCATCACGGACGACTCGTTCCTGCTGATGTTCAACGCCTCGCCGAAGCCCCTGGACTTCGTCGCCCCCGTGGACCACGGCCGGCAGTGGCAGGTGGTCGTCGACACCTCCCGCCCGGACGGCGTACCGCCGGGCACGGGCGCGAAGGTGCGCGCCGGGGAGAGGCTGACCCTGGTGGACCGGAGTCTGACGGTGCTGCAACGGCCCGTGTGAGGCCCGGGGCCCGCGGTCCGCCCGCCGCGGGCCCCGGACTGCCGATCGCCCGCCGCGGCGTCAGGGACGGGGGCGCGGGTGCGCCGGCCGTTCGGCCGCGCGCGCCGGGAGCGGTCCCGGGGCGCGTCCGGCGTACGGTGCCGGGCGCGTCGCGAGGGCGACGAGGCAGGCCAGCGCGGCGGCGGCGCTGCCCGCCGCGAAGGCGGCGGCGGGGCCGTGCGCCTCGGCCAGCCGGCCGGTGACGGCGACCGCGAGGGCCTGGCCGGCCACGAGCGCGCTCGTCGCGAAGGCCATCGCCTCGGCGAGCCGGGCCGGCGGCACCACCCGCTCGGTGAGCGCGAACACCGTGATCAGGTGCGGGGCGTAGGCGACGCCGAGGACGGTGACCACGGCGTAGAGGGCGGGCAGGGTGCCGGTCCCGGCCAGCGGCAGCGACAGGGCGCACGCGGCGGCGGTGGCCGCCCGCCAGCGTGCCCGGAGCCCGATGCGGGCGGGCATCGCGGCCATGGCCAGCCCCGCGACCGCGCTCATCACCCCCATCGCCGCGTACACCAGCCCGGCCTGGTCCGGCCGGCCGAGCCGCTCGGTGAGCGCGGTGATCCCGGCCTGGCAGGCGCCGAACATCGCCCCTTGCAGCGCGAGGGAGGCGCGCAGGGCGTGGACCGAGCGCGGCATCCGCCGGGCGGGCCGGACGCCGTCGCGGTCCGGGGCGGCGTCCGCCCGGGGAGCCGCGGCCCGCGCCGTCGGATGGAGCGCGAAGCCGGTGCCGCACAGGGCCACCAGGGCCGCCGCGGCGCCCAGGGCGTACGCCGGATGGGCCAGGACCGACGCCAGGCCGACCAGGGCCGGGCCCAGCACGAAGGAGACCTCGTCGAGGGTGCTCTCCAAGGACAGGGCGGCGCCCACCGTGCGCTCGGGGGCCCCGGCGCGGCGGGCGAGGGACACCAGGCGGGTCCGGGCCAGCGGGCCGATCAGCGGCCCGCTGGCGCCCGCGAGCGCGCCCAGCAGGGCCAGCAGGGGCGTGGGCAGGCCGGCGAGCGCACCGGCCACGAGCAGGGCGATCGCGAGGGCGTTGGCGAGGCTGAAGGCCAGCACGACGGGGCGCTGGCCGTGCCGGTCCGCGAGCCGCCCCACCAGCGGGCCGCAGGCCACCTGGCCGACGGCGAGCGCGCCGCCGGCCAGCCCGGCCGCGGTGAGCGAGCCACTGGTCCGGGCGACGAGCAGGACGCTGCCGAACTGGACGGTGGCCGTGGGCAGCCGCCCCAGGAACGACACGACCGGCAGCAGCGGCCCGGTCAGGCCGATGACCTCCCGGTACGTCTTTCGCGCGCCGCGCCGCCGCGTGCTGCCCATCGCTCGAAACTAGCCACGCCCGGGTACGCCCGTGGAGGGGCCGATGACACGAAAGACGGCGGGGCGGGTACGTAGCTTTCCATGACACCTGAGCGACCCGACCCGGTGGCGCCCACGGGCCCCGGGGCCAGCGCGCCGCCCGCGGCCCCCACCGCCACGTACCGGCTCCAGCTACAGCCCGAGTTCCCCTTCGGGGCCGCGGCGGCCGCGGTGCCGTACCTGGCCTCGCTCGGCGTCTCGCACCTGCACCTGTCCCCCGTCCTTGAGGCCGTGCCCGGCTCGCCGCACGGCTACGACGTCGTGGACCCCGCGCGCGTACGGGAGGAGCTGGGCGGCGAGGAGGGGCTGCGGGCGCTGGCGCGCACCGCGCGGGAGCACGGGCTCGGACTGGTGGTGGACATCGTCCCGAACCACATGGCGATGTCCCCGCGCCACAACCGCGCCCTGTGGGAGGTGCTGCGGAACGGGCCGGCGTCACCGTACGCGCGGTGGTTCGACATCGACTGGGAGGCGCAGGGCGGCCAGGTGCTGGTGCCGGTGCTGGGCGGCCCGCTGGGCGAGGTGATCGGCGATCTGCGGGCCGACGGCGGCGTCCTGCGCTACCACGACCACGTCTTCCCGCTGCGCGAGGGCACCGAGGACCTGCCGCTGCCGCAGTTGCTGGACGCGCAGTGGTACCGCCCGGTGTGGTGGCGGCTGGCCCGTACCGAGCTGAACTACCGGCGGTTCTTCAGCATCTCGGAGCTGATCGGGGTGCGGGTGGAGGACCCGGAGGTGTTCGAGGCGACGCACGCCACGATCCTCCGGCTGCTGCACGAGGGCGTGATCGACGGGCTGCGCGTCGACCACCCCGACGGGCTCGCCGACCCGGGCACCTACCTGCGGCGGCTGCACGAGGCCAGTGGCGGCCGGTGGACGGTGGTGGAGAAGATCCTGGCGGACTTCGAGCACCTGCCCGCGTCGTGGCCGGTGGCGGGCACCACCGGCTACGACGCCCTGCACCACGTCGACGGGCTGTTCACCGATCCCGAGGGGCACGAGGAGCTGCTCGGCCACTACCGGCGCTTCGCGGCCCCGCAGACGGACCGGGGCGGCGACTGGGCGGCGACGGCGCGGCGGGCGGCGTACAAGGTGCTCACCCACGAGCTGGCCACCGAGTGCGACCGGCTCACCCGGGTGGCGCACCGCCTGTGCGCCGCGTCGCCGGATCCCGCGCTGCGCGACCGGGCGCCGTGGGCGCTGCGCACCGCGCTGCGGGAGCTGCTGGTCCGCATGGAGGTCTACCGGCCCTACACGCCGGCCGACGCGGCCTCGGTCGTCACCGAGGAGGCGGCGCGGCAGGCGCGGCAGGCGTTCGCGGTGCCGCAGGAGGCCGGCGCGGTCGACGTGGTCCGGGATCTGGTCCTCGGGCGGGCCGGGGACGGGCCCGATCACGTGGAGTTCCGTACGCGGTTCGCGCAGACCGCCTCCGCGCTGCGCGCCAAGTCCGTGGAGGACACGGCGTTCTACCGCTATGTGCCGCTGCTGTCGGCGAACGAGGTGGGCGGCGATCCGGGCGCTCCGGCGGTCTCCCCCGAGCGGTTCCACGCCCACTGCGCGCGTGTGCAGCGCGACTGGCCGCTGACCGGCACGGTCGTCTCCACGCACGACACCAAGCGCAGCGCCGACGTGCGGGCGGCCCTCGCCGTGCTCACCGAGGCCCCGCGGCGCTGGGCGGACGTCCTGGCGGAGGCCGCGCGCGCCGGTGACGGGGTGCCCGACGGGCAGCTCGCGTGGGCGGCCTGGCAGACGGTGTTCGGGCTGGGGCCCGCGGACGCGGAGCGGGTGCGGCAGGCGCTGCTGAAGCATGTGCGCGAGGCCGGGATGTTCACCAGTTGGACCGAGCAGGAGCCGCCGTACGAGGAGGCCGTGGCGCGGTTCGTGGCGGCGGGGCCGTGCGGGCCGCCCGGGGAGCGGGTGGCCGCCTTCCGCAAGAGCCTGGAGCCGCACATCCGGGCCAACGTCCTCGGCACGGCCCTGGTCCACCTCACGATGCCGGGCGTGCCGGACCTCTACCAGGGCACCGAGGCGGAGTACCGGGCGCTGGTGGACCCCGACAACCGGCGCCCCGTGACGTATCCGCCCGCCGACCCCGGTGAGAAGGCGGCGGTGACCCGGGCGGCGCTGCGGCTGCGCGCGCGGCGGCCCGGCGCCTTCGGCGGCACCGCTTCGTACGAGCCGCTGGCCGCCCGGGGCCCCGCGGCGGCCCATTGTGTGGCCTTCACGCGTTCCGGGCAGGTGCTGACGGCCGTCACCCGGCTGTCGCTGCGGCTGTCCCAGGAGGGCGGCTGGCGCGACACGGTGCTGCCGCTGCCGCCGGGCCGGTGGGCCGACGCGCTCGCCCCGGACCGCGTGTTCTCGGGGCACGCGCGGGCGGAGGACCTGTTCGCGCCGCTGCCGGTGGCGCTGCTGGAGCGGGTGGAAGGGGCGGAGGGGGCCGGGGAAGAGGGCTGACCCGCTCCGGCGTCCCCGGCGCCTCCGGGGTATCCCGGCGCCTTCGGGATGCCCCGGCGTCTCCGGGCGGGCGCGTCAGCCGGCGGCCGGCTCGGGCACCGCGCACCCGTCGTACGCCGGTCCGGGTGCCGCCTCGCCGGGCCAGGTGGCGCGCACGAGGTCGACGAACGCCTCGGCGGCGCCGGTCGGCGGGACGCGGGAGAAGACCGACAGGGTCCGCTTCCAGGGCGGGTCGGGCGTGAGGACCACGCAGTCCTCGCCGACCGCGCCGCGCACGATGTAGGAGGGCGCGGTGCAGACGCCGACCCCGGCGGCGGCCATCCGCACGGCCGTCGAGGTGTGCTCGGTGCGGACGGCGGTGCGCGGGCTGAACCCGGCGCGTCCGCACACCCAGTCGAGGAAGCGTTGGCCCTCGAAGACCGGTTCCATGGCGCAGCGGACCCAGGGGCGGTCGGCGAGCTCGGGCAGCGTCACCGTCGTACGGTTCGCGAACCGGTCGTCGAAGGGGACGACGAGGACGATCTCTTCCTGGCCGAAGGGGACGACGGTGCCGGCCCAGTCGGCGGGCACCGGGCCGACCGCGAGGTCGGCGGTGCCGCGCTCGACCTCCTCCTCCAGGGCCTCGGTGGTGGCGTACTCGTGCAGGTGGAGCAGGACGTTCGGGTGCGCGGCGCGCCAGCGGGCGAAGACGTCGGGGAGAATGCCGACCGCGACCGAGTGGACCGCCGCGACGTGCAGTTCGCCGCCCTCGGCCCCGGTGGTGGCGCGGGCCGCGCGGCGGGCCTGGGCGGCACTGCGGACGGCGAGTTCGGCGTGCGGCCGGAAGGCACGCCCCATGGGGGTCAGGCGCACCCCGCGCGGCAGGCGCTCCAGCAGCGCGCCACCGACCGACCGCTCCAGGGCCTTGATCTGGTGGGAGAGCGCGGGCTGGGAGACGTGCAGCAGCTCGGCCGCGCGGGTGAAGGACGCCTCTTCCACGACGGTCAGGAAGTACTCCATCTGACGCAGGCTCATGCCCGCCCCCGGTGCCGGTGCGCCACTGCCCCTCCCATAGACGTCCTGCATCGAACCCACAAGAACATTGCCTTGGACGTATGGCAAGGGGCGGGCGGAGGCTGATGACCATGAACACAGCGGACGTCATCGTCATCGGCGGCGGCACCGGCGGTTACAGCACCGCCCTGCGCGCCGCCGCCCTGGGTCTCGACGTCGTGCTCGCCGAGCGTGACAAGGTGGGCGGGACCTGTCTGCACCGCGGCTGCATCCCCAGCAAGGCGATGCTGCACGCCGCCGAACTCGTCGACGGCATCGCCGAGGCGCGCGAGCGCTGGGGCGTGAAGGCGACCCTGGACTCCGTGGACTGGGCGGCGCTGGTCGCCACCCGCGACGACATCGTGGGGCGCAACCACAAGGGCGTCGAGGCCCATCTCCGGCACGCCGGTGTGCGGGTGGTGCGGGGCAGCGCCCGACTGACCGGGCCGCGCTCGGTGCGGGTGGAGGGCGGGGACGGCGGCGACTTCACCGCACGCCGGGGGATCGTGCTGGCCACCGGTTCGCGCCCGCGTACGCTGCCCGGTCTCGCGCCGGACGGGCGGCACGTGGTGACCAGCGACGACGCGCTCTTCGCGCCCGGGCTGCCGGCGTCCGTCCTGGTGCTGGGCGGCGGCGCGATCGGGGTCGAGTACGCCTCGTTCCACCGCTCGATGGGCGCGGAGGTCACCCTGGTGGAGGCCGCCGACCGGATCGTGCCGCTGGAGGACGC
It contains:
- the glgX gene encoding glycogen debranching protein GlgX, producing MQVWPGEAYPLGATYDGAGTNFAVFTEAADRVELCLLHDDGSETAIELRESDAFVRHAYVPGVMPGQRYGYRVHGPYAPERGLRCNSAKLLLDPYARAISGSIRWGEEVYGYHFDDPDRRNDLDSAPHTMSSVVVNPYFDWGDDRRPRTEYHHTVIYEAHVKGLTMRHPGLPEELRGTYAALAHPAIIEHLTKLGVTALELMPVHQFVNDHRLVDMGLNNYWGYNTIGFFAPHNAYASWGDRGQQVLEFKSAVKALHEAGIEVILDVVYNHTAEGNHLGPTLSFKGIDNPSYYRLTDDPRYYMDTTGTGNSLLMRSPHVLQLIMDSLRYWVTEMHVDGFRFDLAATLARQFHEVDRLSSFFDLVQQDPVVSQVKLIAEPWDVGEGGYQVGNFPPLWTEWNGKYRDTVRDLWRGEPRTLAEFASRLTGSSDLYQDDGRRPLASINFVTCHDGFTLRDLVSYNHKHNEANGEDNRDGESHNRSWNCGAEGESDDPAVRELRARQMRNFIATLLLSQGVPMISHGDEFARTQRGNNNAYCQDNELSWVEWPDTEGLPGELLEFTRAMVWMRRDHPVFRRRRFFHGRAVEGTHDDLSDIAWFTPEGREMTQRDWTSAQASALTVFLNGNAISEPGPRGERITDDSFLLMFNASPKPLDFVAPVDHGRQWQVVVDTSRPDGVPPGTGAKVRAGERLTLVDRSLTVLQRPV
- a CDS encoding MFS transporter, with translation MGSTRRRGARKTYREVIGLTGPLLPVVSFLGRLPTATVQFGSVLLVARTSGSLTAAGLAGGALAVGQVACGPLVGRLADRHGQRPVVLAFSLANALAIALLVAGALAGLPTPLLALLGALAGASGPLIGPLARTRLVSLARRAGAPERTVGAALSLESTLDEVSFVLGPALVGLASVLAHPAYALGAAAALVALCGTGFALHPTARAAAPRADAAPDRDGVRPARRMPRSVHALRASLALQGAMFGACQAGITALTERLGRPDQAGLVYAAMGVMSAVAGLAMAAMPARIGLRARWRAATAAACALSLPLAGTGTLPALYAVVTVLGVAYAPHLITVFALTERVVPPARLAEAMAFATSALVAGQALAVAVTGRLAEAHGPAAAFAAGSAAAALACLVALATRPAPYAGRAPGPLPARAAERPAHPRPRP
- the treY gene encoding malto-oligosyltrehalose synthase is translated as MTPERPDPVAPTGPGASAPPAAPTATYRLQLQPEFPFGAAAAAVPYLASLGVSHLHLSPVLEAVPGSPHGYDVVDPARVREELGGEEGLRALARTAREHGLGLVVDIVPNHMAMSPRHNRALWEVLRNGPASPYARWFDIDWEAQGGQVLVPVLGGPLGEVIGDLRADGGVLRYHDHVFPLREGTEDLPLPQLLDAQWYRPVWWRLARTELNYRRFFSISELIGVRVEDPEVFEATHATILRLLHEGVIDGLRVDHPDGLADPGTYLRRLHEASGGRWTVVEKILADFEHLPASWPVAGTTGYDALHHVDGLFTDPEGHEELLGHYRRFAAPQTDRGGDWAATARRAAYKVLTHELATECDRLTRVAHRLCAASPDPALRDRAPWALRTALRELLVRMEVYRPYTPADAASVVTEEAARQARQAFAVPQEAGAVDVVRDLVLGRAGDGPDHVEFRTRFAQTASALRAKSVEDTAFYRYVPLLSANEVGGDPGAPAVSPERFHAHCARVQRDWPLTGTVVSTHDTKRSADVRAALAVLTEAPRRWADVLAEAARAGDGVPDGQLAWAAWQTVFGLGPADAERVRQALLKHVREAGMFTSWTEQEPPYEEAVARFVAAGPCGPPGERVAAFRKSLEPHIRANVLGTALVHLTMPGVPDLYQGTEAEYRALVDPDNRRPVTYPPADPGEKAAVTRAALRLRARRPGAFGGTASYEPLAARGPAAAHCVAFTRSGQVLTAVTRLSLRLSQEGGWRDTVLPLPPGRWADALAPDRVFSGHARAEDLFAPLPVALLERVEGAEGAGEEG
- a CDS encoding LysR family transcriptional regulator, whose protein sequence is MSLRQMEYFLTVVEEASFTRAAELLHVSQPALSHQIKALERSVGGALLERLPRGVRLTPMGRAFRPHAELAVRSAAQARRAARATTGAEGGELHVAAVHSVAVGILPDVFARWRAAHPNVLLHLHEYATTEALEEEVERGTADLAVGPVPADWAGTVVPFGQEEIVLVVPFDDRFANRTTVTLPELADRPWVRCAMEPVFEGQRFLDWVCGRAGFSPRTAVRTEHTSTAVRMAAAGVGVCTAPSYIVRGAVGEDCVVLTPDPPWKRTLSVFSRVPPTGAAEAFVDLVRATWPGEAAPGPAYDGCAVPEPAAG